In Cryptomeria japonica chromosome 5, Sugi_1.0, whole genome shotgun sequence, the genomic window gaaatttattaattaagaaAGAAGATTTACAGAGCCTATTTCAGGCGGGCATACCAGTGgaaaagaaccaagaagaaaaccCCCGGTTGTAGCCGGAGTAACAAGAGTGAATTATCGTAAAGAACTACCCCACCCTCACCCATGATAATCCACAATCCTTTTGATAAAATAGATCGAAACAAGTTATATCCCACCCAATAAAGCCCTTATACATCCGAAGAAAAACCAAGGGAGAAAGGGGATAAACAAGAGGGACAAGAATAGGTTGCAACTAAGGAGGAAGGAATCACAATTATAGAAATAGAAATCATAACTGCAACATCATCCATGGAAAGCAATGTAGAATCCGCACTACTATCCAATTTTGATCTAGTAATCCCTGTATACCTTCTGACTAAGATCATTGTTAGCAGATGTGCACACCCAAGAGTCACAAAAATCGAACAATATAGAAATGAATGTGATATGAAGCCTCAAAAAATAAAACATCCATAGCATCTGAATAAGAGGATAGGAGGAACCAAGAATGTCACCAAACACAAATTTAAACAGGAGGATCTGTCCTGTTGTAGTCCTAGTGTCGAACGTGAACTTGACAAAGTTAAATGGCAATACCGAAGTGCATATCCCAGAAAAGGAGGGACCTCCACTGAAAACTTATGAGGGGAAAGAGTGAGAATAAAAGCCATACCTATATACtttgattaattgtttatttaaaaaaaagttttATACATTTTCAAAAATCATTTCTAAAATTTAGAAAcaagttttgaatattttgactaaaatattttatttctctaATTTATTTGAAAATACATAATACCATaagtaatattaaaaaaaaaaatcttgaaattaaCAAAtgcaacaactttcaaaattgaattatactttatAGATTAGAGTGGCACTCTTTCTTTCGGTTAGGGATTACACATTTTTCTAGCTTGTACTCACTCTCTCCACTATCTCGGTACTATACCACCTGAAATTTCGGTACTATAATTCGTACATCTGACATTAGAGGTGGACTTTGGCGGTGTCTAGTAATtgtgattttctttttcttttaaatctATATAATTTAGATTCCAAGGACGCAAAATTCAGAGCACCAGATCATCTTTCTTCTTTCGGCTACTATAAATAGGTCCTTAGGGTTGCCTGTGCTGCATGAATTTCTAGTGTCCAGAACACCAAGATTGATCGAGCAATCGGGCTTTTGGGATAGATCATCTTACTCTATTGCTAAAATCTTGATCTGGGATTCCAATATGGCCGCTGTTGAGGTAGATTGATCAATTCATATATGTTAATGAATCGACCTGTTCAATTGATATGTATTTTAATGAATCGGTATTGAGGGATGTAAGTTAATATATGTTCTAACTTGTGATCGATTTGCGCAGGTTTCTGGTATGCCTGCAACTGAAGAAGTGCCTGTCCAGGCTGAAGCCCCAGCTGTGAGATCTGTGGAACAGCCCCCAAAAGAAGAAGAATCGGCCCCCATTCTGGAACAGGGTATATGTTGTGGGGAATTTTAATTATATTCCAGACCTTTTTACTATTAAAATCAGTTAAGAATTAGTAAATCCAATCTTTTTATATCCTAGTTTAAGGAATGTTTGAGCACCCACTGTGCGAGATTTCTTATGGACGTTTTGGGTCACgtttctgattcatcatcagattGTTCATCTTTTTTCATTCATTCTTTATCCCGATGATAACCACAAAGGGTGATTAtaagaaaattaatatatattgtttaatgtttttgaatttgattgtacATAGATTTTTTATCATTAACGTATCAGATTTGATTCTTGAATTCTGGATGATACATCCAAAATACTGATGAAAATATAGACAAccaaatttaaaaacataaaacaacattttcataaattgtaaAAATCTGCTATCATTGAAATTAATATATCCAGAAGCTTTTGTTCCATTTTCATGAACTACGAACGCTTAGAATCTATTATTGTACGCTTGTAAAACAGAGGCTGTGGAGAAAACAGTTGAAGAGAGCCCTGCTGCTGAGGAGACGAAAGCAGAGGAAGAAAGTCCTGCACCAGAGGTGGCTAAGGTTGAGGAGAAATTTACCCAACTGGAGATTCCAGCCGAGGAAGTAAAAGAAGAGGTGGTGGAAGAAGCAGAAGGGGAATCCCctgctaaagaagaagaagaagaagaaaaggaggtAACAGAAGAGAAAGAGGCTCCTGCTGCTGCAACAGAAGTTGTGGAGAAAGAAGCCTCTGCTACTGCTGAAACTCCTGTGGAGGAAGAGAGTCCTGCTGAGAAAGTATG contains:
- the LOC131029550 gene encoding major latex allergen Hev b 5 → MAAVEVSGMPATEEVPVQAEAPAVRSVEQPPKEEESAPILEQEAVEKTVEESPAAEETKAEEESPAPEVAKVEEKFTQLEIPAEEVKEEVVEEAEGESPAKEEEEEEKEVTEEKEAPAAATEVVEKEASATAETPVEEESPAEKV